One genomic region from Pongo abelii isolate AG06213 chromosome 4, NHGRI_mPonAbe1-v2.0_pri, whole genome shotgun sequence encodes:
- the LOC100462337 gene encoding large ribosomal subunit protein P1-like, with amino-acid sequence MSTTPSSISPVLACAMDSVSELTCIYSGPILHVEVTIMEDKINATTKVAGGNVEPFWPGLFAEALDNVNIRSLICTGEASRPAPAPGAAPMGGPAPSTTAAQAEEREVESKKEESEQSDDA; translated from the coding sequence ATGAGCACCACTCCCAGCAGCATCAGCCCTGTACTCGCCTGCGCCATGGACTCTGTCTCTGAGCTCACCTGCATTTACTCAGGCCCCATTCTGCATGTTGAGGTGACCATCATGGAAGATAAGATAAATGCCACCACTAAAGTAGCTGGTGGAAATGTTGAACCTTTCTGGCCTGGCTTGTTTGCAGAGGCCCTGGACAATGTCAACATCAGGAGCCTCATATGCACTGGAGAGGCCAGTAGACCTGCTCCAGCACCTGGTGCTGCACCAATGGGAGGTCCTGCTCCCTCCACCACAGCAGCCCAAGCTGAAGAGAGGGAAGTGGAATCAAAGAAAGAAGAATCCGAGCAGTCTGATGATGCATGA